A stretch of the Calderihabitans maritimus genome encodes the following:
- a CDS encoding ABC transporter ATP-binding protein gives MNGGEYLVEVRNLTKYFPITAGAIFTKTVGYVKAVDNVSFNIRKGETLGLVGESGCGKTTVGRTILRLYEPTKGEVIYKGRNIYALNARDIETIRREIQIVFQDPYSSLNPRMTVSDIIGEPLDIHRLARDRNERQERIYELLRLVGLNPEHANRYPHEFSGGQRQRIGIARALAVNPNFVVLDEPISALDVSIQAQVVNLLEDLQEKLGLTYLFIAHDLSMVRHISDRVAVMYLGKIVELADSWELYDTPLHPYTRALLSAVPIPDPDIEVERQRIILEGDVPSPIDPPSGCRFRTRCRHAKAICAEEEPELRDAGNGHLVACHLHRIS, from the coding sequence TTGAACGGAGGAGAATATCTTGTTGAGGTCAGAAATTTAACCAAATATTTTCCCATCACCGCCGGTGCTATCTTTACTAAAACCGTTGGTTACGTAAAAGCGGTGGACAACGTCAGTTTTAATATCCGCAAGGGAGAAACCTTAGGGTTGGTAGGAGAGAGCGGGTGTGGAAAAACGACCGTAGGTAGAACTATTCTGCGATTATATGAGCCGACTAAAGGTGAAGTTATCTATAAAGGACGGAACATATATGCCTTGAACGCCCGCGATATAGAAACAATTCGACGCGAGATCCAGATCGTTTTTCAAGACCCTTATAGCTCGTTGAATCCTAGGATGACCGTCAGCGACATTATTGGAGAACCTCTAGATATTCACCGTTTGGCTCGGGACCGTAACGAGCGGCAGGAACGGATTTACGAGCTTCTACGTTTAGTAGGGCTCAATCCCGAACATGCAAATCGCTATCCCCACGAATTTAGCGGTGGGCAACGGCAGCGGATCGGGATAGCCCGGGCCCTGGCCGTCAATCCCAATTTTGTGGTATTGGACGAGCCCATTTCGGCCTTGGACGTTTCTATTCAGGCCCAGGTTGTTAATTTGCTGGAGGACCTTCAGGAAAAGCTGGGACTTACGTATCTTTTTATTGCGCACGACCTTTCAATGGTTCGACATATCAGCGACCGGGTAGCCGTAATGTACCTTGGAAAAATCGTGGAATTGGCTGATAGTTGGGAACTGTACGATACACCGTTGCATCCCTACACCCGGGCGTTACTTAGTGCTGTTCCCATTCCCGATCCTGACATTGAAGTGGAGCGACAGCGAATTATACTTGAAGGCGATGTGCCCAGCCCCATTGACCCCCCGAGCGGTTGTCGTTTCCGTACGCGTTGCCGGCACGCTAAGGCAATATGCGCAGAGGAAGAACCGGAGCTTCGGGATGCGGGAAACGGCCACCTGGTAGCCTGCCATCTCCATCGTATATCTTAA
- a CDS encoding ABC transporter ATP-binding protein, whose product MGAFLRVENLRTSFFTYAGEVKAVDGVNFELGKGEAMAIVGESGCGKSVTALSIMRLVPEPGKIVGGSILFEGEDLVRKSEREMQAIRGNEISMIFQDPMTSLNPVLTVGLQITEALKRHQGLSGEQARKRAIEMLELVGIPNPERRIKQYPHQFSGGMRQRVMIAMALSCNPKLLIADEPTTALDVTIQAQIIELMRELKDKLGTSILIITHDLGVVAGLASKVIVMYAGKVAEAGSVRDIFHNPQHPYTWGLLKSIPRLDAREKKRLVPIDGQPPDLLAPPKGCSFNPRCEYAMRICLERKPELTECGAGHKAACWLLHPMAARVRRDERRGVS is encoded by the coding sequence GTGGGAGCATTTTTACGGGTTGAAAACCTGAGAACATCTTTTTTTACCTACGCCGGAGAAGTAAAAGCTGTAGATGGGGTCAACTTCGAACTAGGTAAGGGCGAGGCCATGGCTATCGTGGGCGAGTCGGGGTGCGGCAAAAGCGTAACCGCTCTTTCGATCATGCGGCTTGTTCCTGAGCCCGGAAAAATCGTTGGTGGGTCCATCTTGTTCGAGGGGGAAGATCTAGTTCGCAAGTCCGAACGAGAAATGCAGGCTATCCGCGGCAATGAAATCAGTATGATCTTTCAGGACCCCATGACTTCCTTGAACCCGGTTTTGACCGTTGGTTTACAAATAACGGAAGCTTTAAAGCGACATCAAGGTCTATCTGGTGAACAGGCGCGAAAGCGTGCCATCGAGATGCTCGAACTGGTTGGCATCCCAAATCCGGAACGACGGATCAAACAATATCCGCACCAGTTTAGCGGGGGTATGCGGCAAAGGGTAATGATCGCCATGGCACTATCGTGTAACCCCAAACTGCTTATTGCCGATGAACCTACTACGGCCCTGGACGTGACGATCCAGGCTCAAATTATAGAGTTGATGAGAGAACTTAAGGACAAGCTTGGCACTTCCATCCTTATAATTACCCATGATTTGGGGGTGGTTGCGGGGTTGGCCAGCAAGGTTATTGTAATGTATGCCGGCAAAGTTGCTGAAGCTGGTTCAGTCCGTGACATATTTCATAATCCGCAACACCCGTACACATGGGGGCTGTTAAAATCCATACCTCGTCTGGACGCTCGGGAGAAGAAGAGGCTAGTGCCTATAGATGGTCAACCTCCGGATTTGCTGGCGCCGCCGAAGGGCTGTTCTTTTAACCCGCGTTGCGAGTACGCTATGCGCATTTGCCTTGAACGCAAACCAGAGTTAACTGAGTGCGGTGCCGGTCACAAGGCAGCCTGTTGGTTGCTCCATCCGATGGCCGCTCGTGTCAGACGGGACGAGAGGAGGGGGGTCTCTTGA
- a CDS encoding mechanosensitive ion channel family protein, giving the protein MLTQIGVATAIFLGFWLLRKVFARYISQLLLKLSVKTKTDLDDQIVLAFEKPLQFFFILLGLYLSLSYLPLSSPHNLLLSKLFRSSIIILVSMGFYNLVGSYAVLCEEVEKVFGIQIDKILIPFLSKVLRVTVVALAISVVAQEWDYDVNGFIAGLGLGGLAFALAAKDTVSNIFGGIVIITDKPFSIGDWIYTPSVEGIVEDINFRSTKIRTFAQALVTVPNATLANEPITNWSRMGKRRITFKLGVTYNTSKDKLEKCVNEIKNMLENHPEIHKETIFVRFDSFGESSLDIFLYFFTKTTNWGEYLRVKEDVNFKIMEILEREGVSVAFPSTSVYFETPLETKSK; this is encoded by the coding sequence ATGTTAACCCAGATAGGTGTGGCAACAGCTATTTTTTTAGGATTTTGGTTGTTGCGAAAAGTTTTTGCCAGATATATTTCTCAACTATTACTGAAACTCTCTGTCAAAACCAAAACCGACCTGGACGACCAAATAGTTTTGGCATTTGAAAAACCACTACAGTTCTTTTTTATCTTATTAGGTCTTTATCTTTCGCTTTCGTATCTACCTTTAAGTTCTCCACATAATTTACTATTATCGAAGCTTTTTCGTTCTTCAATAATAATTCTCGTTTCCATGGGTTTTTATAATTTAGTCGGGAGTTATGCCGTTCTGTGTGAAGAAGTGGAAAAGGTATTCGGCATTCAAATAGATAAAATACTAATTCCCTTTTTGTCTAAAGTTTTAAGGGTCACTGTGGTTGCACTGGCCATCAGTGTGGTAGCACAGGAGTGGGATTATGATGTAAATGGTTTTATTGCTGGACTTGGACTCGGAGGCTTAGCATTTGCTCTGGCTGCCAAAGATACAGTCTCTAACATCTTTGGTGGGATTGTAATTATAACAGACAAACCTTTTTCAATTGGGGATTGGATTTACACGCCTAGTGTAGAAGGTATCGTAGAAGATATAAATTTTAGAAGCACCAAAATTAGGACATTTGCTCAAGCCCTTGTTACGGTGCCTAATGCAACTCTTGCGAACGAGCCTATTACCAACTGGAGTCGCATGGGCAAGAGAAGAATAACTTTTAAGTTAGGGGTAACTTATAATACTTCGAAAGACAAGCTAGAGAAATGTGTTAATGAGATCAAAAATATGTTGGAAAATCATCCGGAAATTCATAAAGAAACCATCTTTGTGAGGTTCGATTCCTTTGGTGAAAGTAGCCTGGATATCTTCCTGTATTTCTTTACCAAGACGACTAATTGGGGAGAGTATTTACGAGTGAAGGAAGATGTTAATTTCAAAATCATGGAAATTCTTGAGAGGGAAGGAGTGTCTGTGGCCTTCCCGAGTACAAGTGTTTATTTTGAGACGCCGCTTGAAACAAAGTCCAAATAA